From Dietzia sp. ANT_WB102, a single genomic window includes:
- a CDS encoding alpha/beta fold hydrolase: MTQLVFLPGLHGDAHTWSPVLRALPGEWTATAMDLPAVSDLDALVDELAGQVASQVAPSGVVVGHSLGGVVAMHLAERHPALMAGLVLVTAPVGAEDSESAAARAARAAGLSLGAYEEIALDGMEAVYYGDRGHDPQVRAERLRAARAYGPERFAAHSLALGARPDRSRFPVQAPCPVLIVGASHDQVVPTAGQRRWAEDNGARAASTQTAGIGTSSGEASRVTYVEIPETGHMLPVEAPQQLAGAISDWCRTLDI, encoded by the coding sequence ATGACGCAGCTCGTCTTTCTCCCCGGACTCCACGGCGATGCGCACACGTGGAGTCCGGTGTTGCGCGCTCTGCCTGGCGAGTGGACCGCCACGGCCATGGATCTCCCGGCCGTCTCCGACCTCGATGCCCTCGTCGACGAGTTGGCGGGGCAGGTGGCGAGTCAGGTCGCACCCAGCGGAGTCGTCGTCGGGCATTCGCTCGGGGGCGTGGTGGCCATGCACCTCGCCGAGCGGCACCCGGCCCTGATGGCCGGTCTCGTGCTGGTGACCGCACCCGTGGGTGCCGAGGATTCGGAGTCGGCCGCGGCGCGCGCTGCCCGCGCAGCAGGCTTGAGCCTCGGGGCGTACGAGGAGATCGCACTCGACGGCATGGAGGCGGTGTACTACGGCGACCGTGGCCACGACCCACAGGTCCGGGCCGAGCGGCTGCGGGCGGCGCGTGCGTACGGACCGGAGCGGTTCGCTGCGCATTCGTTGGCCCTGGGCGCCCGCCCGGACCGCAGCCGGTTCCCCGTGCAGGCGCCCTGCCCCGTGCTGATCGTGGGGGCGTCGCACGACCAGGTGGTGCCTACCGCCGGCCAGCGACGCTGGGCTGAGGACAACGGCGCCCGGGCCGCCAGCACTCAAACCGCCGGCATCGGGACCTCCAGTGGCGAAGCGTCCCGCGTGACCTACGTAGAGATTCCCGAGACCGGGCACATGCTGCCGGTGGAGGCACCACAGCAGCTGG